In Syngnathus scovelli strain Florida chromosome 10, RoL_Ssco_1.2, whole genome shotgun sequence, the following are encoded in one genomic region:
- the atp11b gene encoding phospholipid-transporting ATPase IF, translating into MLRWLRQQLGFDPPHQSDTRTVYVANRFPQHGHYIPQRFADNRIISSKYTIWNFVPKNLFEQFRRIANFYFLIIFLVQLMIDTPTSPVTSGLPLFFVITVTAIKQGYEDWLRHKADNEVNGAPVFVVRSGSLVQTRSKNIRVGDIVRVAKDETFPADLVLLSSERCDGTCHITTASLDGETNLKTHYSVAETAVCQSVSQLETLQAVVECQQPEADLYRFVGRMTVTHHGEDVVRPLGPENLLLRGARLKNTKEIFGVAVYTGMESKMALNYKCKSQKRSAVEKSMNTFLIIYLGILLLEAVLSTILKYTWQAEDKWDEPFYNQKTDQEKNSSPILKFISDFLAFLVLYNFIIPISLYVTVEMQKFLGSFFIGWDLDLYHEESDQKAQVNTSDLNEELGQVEYVFTDKTGTLTENEMQFRECSINGIKYREVNGKLVPEGRTDDSPDGSAPNLDGEELLFLQAVSLCHTVQISYDQPDCLSGAGDPFCHVNGFSANEMEYYASSPDEKALVEAAKRIGVTFTGIRGDTMEIKTFGKAEKYKLLHVLEFDANRRRMSVILETPAGGKVLFTKGAESSVLPFATSGEIEKTRIHIDEFALRGLRTLVVACRHFSPEDYIEAEQILNTARTALQQREERLQQAFGEIEKNLKVLGATGVEDKLQDKVQETIEALRLAGIKVWVLTGDKHETAVSVSLSCGHFHRTMNILELLQQRSDNECAEQLRRLARRIKEDHVIQHGLVVDGASLSLALREHEKLFMEVCKKCSAVLCCRMAPLQKAKVVRLLKTSPEKPITLAVGDGANDVSMIQEAHVGIGIMGKEGRQAVRNSDYAIARFRFLAKLLLVHGHFYYIRIATLVQYFFYKNVCFITPQFLYQFFCLFSQQTLYDSVYLTLYNICFTSLPILVYSLFEQLVHPHVLQSKPVLYRDISRNSLLSVRTFLYWTLLGFCHAFVFFFGSYILMGEDTSLLGNGQILRANRQLMFGNWTFGTLVFTVMVITVTLKLALETHFWTWMNHFVTWGSIAFYFIFSLFYGGIIWPFLHTQDMYFVFVQLLSSGSAWFAIILIVATCLFPDVVKKVFYRHLRPTSTQKSQSLSAPQAKALSCVESLCCYQRGQSGCSRLVGLLEQMSGRCPPAGDRCESSGHSNRSWADADNFYSNDRSVLTLSPIEVAHC; encoded by the exons ATGCTACGATGGCTACGACAGCAGCTG GGCTTTGACCCCCCACATCAAAGTGACACCAGGACAGTCTATGTAGCAAACAGGTTCCCCCAACATGGACACTACATACCTCAACGTTTTGCTGACAACAGAATCATATCGTCAAAG TATACTATTTGGAATTTtgtccccaaaaatctgttcgaGCAGTTCAGGAGGATAGCCAACTTTTACTTCCTCATTATTTTCCTTGTCCAg TTAATGATCGACACTCCGACTTCCCCAGTCACAAGCGGTCTGCCTCTTTTCTTTGTCATCACAGTCACAGCCATCAAGCAG GGCTACGAAGACTGGCTGAGACACAAAGCCGACAACGAGGTGAACGGGGCTCCCGTCTTTGTGGTGCGCAGTGGAAGCCTGGTCCAGACCAGATCCAAGAACATCAGG GTGGGGGATATCGTTCGTGTAGCCAAAGATGAGACCTTCCCGGCCGATCTGGTATTGCTCTCGTCCGAGCGTTGCGACGGCACCTGTCACATCACCACCGCCAGCCTCGACGGCGAGACCAATCTCAAG ACGCACTACTCCGTGGCAGAGACGGCCGTGTGTCAGTCGGTGTCGCAACTGGAGACCTTGCAGGCCGTGGTGGAGTGTCAGCAACCCGAAGCCGACCTCTACAG GTTTGTCGGTCGAATGACGGTGACTCACCACGGCGAGGACGTTGTCAG ACCGCTGGGGCCGGAAAACTTGTTGCTACGAGGGGCCAGGTTAAAAAATACCAAAGAGATATTTG GTGTTGCGGTTTATACCGGCATGGAGTCCAAAATGGCCCTCAACTACAAATGCAAGTCTCAGAAACGCTCCGCTGTAGAGAA ATCTATGAATACCTTCCTGATTATCTACTTGGGCATCCTGTTGCTGGAGGCTGTCCTCAGCACCATCCTGAAGTACACCTGGCAGGCTGAGGACAAATGGGACGAGCCCTTCTACAACCAAAAGACTGACCAAGAGAAAAACAGCAGCCCG ATCCTGAAATTCATCTCAGACTTCTTGGCATTCCTGGTTCTCTACAATTTCATCATTCCCATCTCGCTCTATGTTACTGTGGAGATGCAGAAGTTCCTGGGCTCTTTTTTTATAGGCTGGGATTTGGATCTTTACCATGAGGAGAGTGACCAGAAAGCTCAGGTCAACACCTCAGACCTCAACGAAGAACTCGGCCAG GTGGAGTACGTGTTTACCGACAAGACGGGCACGCTAACGGAAAACGAAATGCAATTCCGGGAGTGCTCCATCAATGGGATAAAATATCGGGAAGTGAATGGCAAACTCGTGCCGGAGGGTCGAACGGATGACTCACCAGATGGCTCCGCACCCAATTTG GACGGGGAGGAATTGTTATTCCTCCAAGCGGTGTCGTTGTGTCACACGGTCCAGATCAGTTACGACCAGCCGGACTGCCTTTCCGGGGCTGGAGACCCGTTCTGCCACGTGAATGGATTTTCTGCCAATGAAATGGAATATTATGCGTCTTCACCAGATGAGAAGGCGCTCGTAGAGGCAGCCAAGAG AATCGGCGTGACCTTCACTGGTATCAGAGGCGATACGATGGAAATCAAAACTTTTGGCAAAGCAGAGAA ATACAAACTGCTTCATGTGTTAGAGTTTGATGCAAACCGCAGAAGGATGAGTGTCATACTCGAGACGCCTGCAG GTGGCAAAGTGCTGTTCACCAAGGGAGCAGAGTCGTCCGTGCTACCTTTTGCCACTAGCGGGGAGATAGAAAAGACGAGAATTCACATCGACGAGTTTGCCTTG AGAGGGTTACGGACGCTGGTGGTAGCATGTCGCCACTTCAGCCCCGAAGATTACATTGAAGCCGAGCAAATTTTGAACACTGCCCGCACCGCGCTCCAACAGAGGGAAGAGCGACTGCAGCAGGCCTTTGGCGAGATCGAAAAAAACCTGAAAGTCCTCGGAGCAACCGGGGTGGAAGACAA ACTCCAAGACAAAGTTCAGGAGACCATCGAGGCTCTGCGCCTGGCGGGAATCAAAGTCTGGGTGCTGACGGGTGACAAACACGAGACAGCGGTGAGTGTCAGCCTATCCTGCGGCCACTTCCATAGAACTATGAACATCCTGGAGTTGCTGCAGCAACGCTCCGACAACGAGTGCGCAGAGCAGCTCCGACGACTGGCCCGGAG GATCAAAGAGGACCACGTCATCCAGCACGGACTGGTCGTGGATGGAGCCAGTTTGTCTTTAGCGTTGCGGGAACACGAAAAGCTCTTCATGGAAGTTTGCAAAAAGTGTTCGGCGGTGCTTTGCTGCCGCATGGCCCCGCTGCAGAAGGCAAAG gTGGTGCGTCTTTTAAAAACCTCCCCAGAGAAACCAATCACCTTGGCAGTTGGGGATGGCGCCAACGACGTCAGCATGATTCAAGAAGCCCACGTTGGCATAG GGATCATGGGAAAGGAAGGTCGGCAGGCCGTGAGAAACAGCGACTATGCAATCGCCAGATTTCGCTTCCTGGCCAAACTGCTCTTGGTCCACGGTCACTTCTACTACATTCGAATAGCCACACTTGTGCAATACTTTTTCTACAAG AATGTGTGTTTTATCACGCCACAGTTTTTATACCAGTTCTTCTGCCTGTTTTCACAACAA ACTCTGTACGACAGCGTGTACCTGACGCTCTACAACATCTGCTTCACCTCGCTGCCCATCCTGGTCTACAGCCTCTTTGAACAGCTCGTTCACCCGCACGTTCTGCAGAGCAAGCCCGTCTTGTACAG GGACATCAGCCGCAACTCTCTGCTATCAGTGCGGACATTCCTCTACTGGACTCTGTTGGGCTTTTGTCACGCGTTTGTCTTCTTCTTTGGATCCTACATATTGATGGGTGAAGACACCAGCCTTTTGGGTAACGGACAG ATCTTGCGAGCTAACAGGCAGCTG ATGTTTGGCAATTGGACATTTGGAACGCTGGTCTTCACGGTGATGGTTATCACAGTCACTTTGAAG CTTGCGTTAGAGACTCACTTCTGGACATGGATGAACCATTTTGTGACGTGGGGCTCCATCGCCTTCTACTTCATCTTCTCTCTCTTCTATGGAGGAATCATCTG GCCGTTCCTCCACACACAGGAcatgtattttgtatttgtgcAACTGCTGTCCAGCGGCTCCGCTTGGTTCGCTATCATCCTCATCGTGGCAACGTGCCTCTTTCCGGACGTGGTGAAGAAGGTCTTCTACCGACACCTGCGGCCCACCAGCACGCAGAAAAGTCAG TCTTTATCAGCCCCCCAGGCCAAGGCGCTCAGCTGCGTGGAATCCTTGTGCTGCTACCAACGTGGGCAAAGCGGCTGTTCCCGCCTGGTCGGCCTCCTGGAGCAAATGAGCGGACGTTGCCCGCCTGCCGGCGACCGTTGCGAGTCATCCGGCCACAGCAACAG GTCTTGGGCTGACGCAGACAACTTCTACTCCAACGATCGTAGTGTCCTGACGCTGTCCCCCATCGAGGTCGCCCACTGCTGA